In the Clostridium sporogenes genome, one interval contains:
- the gap gene encoding type I glyceraldehyde-3-phosphate dehydrogenase — translation MGIKVGLNGFGRIGRAVLRIAQEKFPEDVEIVALNARATTETLVHLFKYDSCYGRFNGEVEIISNDEMKVNGKEIKIFRENDPSNLPWKELGVDIVIESTGIFKDREKAMKHIEAGAKKVIITAPGKNEDITIVLGVNENEYNPEEHNIISNASCTTNCLAPFAKVLDDNFGIVRGLMTTVHSYTNDQRILDKTHKDLRRARAAAESIIPTTTGAAKAVAKVLPNLKGKLNGFALRVPTPTVSLTDLVCELKTKVTEEEINAAFKKAAEGEMKGVLGYSEEPLVSVDYKGDPRSSIVDGLSTMVLEDNMVKVVSWYDNEWGYSCRTVDLVNYVAKFMK, via the coding sequence ATGGGTATAAAAGTTGGACTTAATGGTTTTGGAAGAATAGGAAGAGCGGTATTAAGAATAGCACAGGAAAAGTTTCCAGAAGATGTAGAAATAGTAGCATTAAATGCAAGAGCAACTACCGAAACATTAGTACATCTATTTAAATATGACTCCTGTTACGGAAGATTTAATGGAGAAGTAGAAATAATTTCTAATGATGAAATGAAGGTAAATGGAAAAGAAATAAAAATATTTAGAGAAAATGATCCTTCAAATTTACCATGGAAAGAACTTGGAGTAGATATTGTTATAGAATCCACAGGAATATTCAAGGATAGAGAAAAAGCTATGAAACACATAGAAGCTGGAGCTAAAAAAGTTATAATTACAGCACCAGGAAAAAATGAAGATATAACAATAGTTTTAGGCGTAAATGAAAATGAATACAATCCTGAGGAGCATAATATAATTTCAAATGCATCATGTACAACAAATTGTTTAGCACCTTTTGCTAAAGTTTTAGATGATAATTTCGGTATAGTTAGAGGGTTAATGACAACAGTACATTCTTATACAAATGATCAAAGAATATTGGACAAAACTCATAAAGATTTAAGAAGAGCAAGAGCCGCAGCAGAATCAATAATACCAACAACTACAGGAGCTGCAAAGGCGGTAGCTAAAGTTTTACCGAATCTTAAAGGAAAGTTAAATGGATTCGCATTAAGAGTTCCAACACCAACAGTATCTTTAACAGATTTAGTTTGTGAATTAAAAACTAAAGTAACTGAAGAAGAAATTAATGCAGCGTTTAAAAAAGCAGCAGAAGGAGAAATGAAAGGTGTATTAGGATATTCAGAAGAACCACTAGTATCAGTAGATTATAAAGGAGATCCAAGATCTTCTATAGTAGATGGCTTATCTACTATGGTTTTAGAAGACAATATGGTTAAAGTTGTGTCTTGGTATGATAATGAGTGGGGATATTCTTGTAGAACTGTAGATTTAGTTAATTATGTAGCTAAATTTATGAAATAA
- a CDS encoding MBL fold metallo-hydrolase yields the protein MEIKFLGAASCVTGSCHLLKIKDKNILLDCGTYQGKDDDEDRNQYFKFDVKDIDCVILSHAHIDHSGRIPLLYKLGYRGNVISTKATVDLCSIMLPDSGHILESEVEWKNRKRIRSGLPPIEPLYTLKTAQMSTLLFEGYNYNEYIEIFPNLKIRFLDSGHLLGAAITELYITENDEEFKIVYSGDLGNTNLPILKDPVQVDYADYVLMETTYGNRVHDNINSQLKQLIHIIKDTFKRGGNVIIPSFAVGRAQEIIYALNKYVESTILKNIKVYVDSPLASEATKIFNEYTVDFNEDAQKLLNRGDNPLEFDGLRFTNSPQESMELNKIKSGVIIISASGMCEAGRIRHHLKHNLWRKECSIVFVGYQAEGTLGQKILAGAKKIKLFGEEIAVNAEIYNLPSLSGHADKNGLLNWLEGFKEKPKEVILIHGEKESRDHFRDLLIDKNYNTFCPNIGDTYSNKFKGQRKSEIKNKITNLLNSIDDIDSLNKEKLLNLLKKEIY from the coding sequence ATGGAAATAAAGTTCTTAGGAGCGGCTTCTTGTGTAACAGGTTCCTGCCACTTATTAAAAATAAAGGATAAAAATATTCTCTTGGACTGTGGTACTTATCAAGGCAAAGATGATGATGAAGATAGAAATCAATATTTTAAATTCGATGTTAAAGATATCGATTGTGTAATACTATCTCATGCTCATATAGATCATAGTGGACGAATTCCCCTTTTATATAAATTAGGCTATAGAGGGAACGTTATATCTACTAAAGCTACTGTAGACCTATGCTCTATTATGCTTCCTGACAGTGGTCATATATTGGAATCAGAAGTTGAATGGAAAAACAGAAAAAGAATACGTAGCGGTCTTCCACCTATAGAGCCTTTATACACTTTAAAAACAGCTCAAATGAGTACATTGCTTTTTGAAGGTTACAATTATAATGAGTATATAGAAATATTTCCTAACCTTAAAATAAGATTTTTAGATTCTGGTCATCTTTTAGGCGCTGCTATAACCGAATTATATATAACAGAAAATGATGAAGAGTTCAAAATTGTTTATTCCGGCGATCTAGGCAATACAAATTTACCTATATTAAAAGATCCTGTTCAAGTAGATTATGCAGATTATGTGTTAATGGAAACAACATATGGAAATAGAGTACATGATAACATAAATTCTCAATTAAAGCAATTAATTCATATTATTAAAGATACATTTAAAAGAGGTGGTAATGTTATTATACCATCCTTCGCTGTAGGAAGGGCTCAAGAGATAATATATGCATTAAATAAATATGTTGAAAGTACTATATTAAAAAATATTAAAGTCTACGTAGATAGCCCTTTAGCTTCAGAAGCTACTAAGATATTTAATGAATACACTGTTGACTTTAACGAGGATGCTCAAAAATTATTAAATAGAGGAGATAATCCACTAGAGTTTGATGGACTCCGCTTTACAAATTCTCCTCAAGAATCTATGGAACTAAATAAAATAAAAAGTGGTGTTATTATAATATCTGCTAGTGGTATGTGTGAAGCTGGCAGGATTCGTCATCACCTTAAACATAATCTTTGGAGAAAAGAATGTTCTATAGTATTTGTAGGCTATCAAGCTGAAGGTACTTTAGGACAAAAAATACTAGCTGGAGCTAAAAAAATCAAATTGTTTGGTGAAGAAATTGCTGTAAATGCTGAGATATATAATTTGCCATCATTATCTGGTCACGCTGATAAAAATGGTCTATTAAATTGGTTAGAAGGCTTTAAAGAAAAACCAAAAGAAGTTATATTAATTCATGGTGAAAAAGAGTCCAGGGATCACTTTAGAGACTTATTAATAGATAAAAACTATAATACTTTTTGTCCTAATATAGGTGACACATATTCAAATAAATTTAAAGGACAAAGAAAAAGTGAAATTAAAAATAAAATAACTAATTTATTAAATTCTATAGATGATATAGACTCATTAAATAAAGAAAAATTGTTAAACTTATTAAAAAAAGAAATATATTAA
- a CDS encoding FadR family transcriptional regulator: MFMPIKNAKVYEQVIEQIKTMIISGNLQKGDKLPSERELVDQLKVSRTSIREALRALEIVGLIKCKQGEGNFIRDNFDNSLFEPLSLVFMLEKSNKEDIIEVRRIIEVEAAALAAKRITKEQLKKLEYIIDEIKNSEDEKILVKLDKNFHYEIAQASNNFILLNIINSCSTLIDSLIQNARYKIKIMKNFDNKKELLDQHEKIYLALKEKNSKLASKLMNEHLEFSEKFLGM; encoded by the coding sequence ATGTTTATGCCAATAAAAAATGCTAAAGTATATGAGCAAGTAATAGAGCAAATAAAAACTATGATTATATCTGGTAACTTACAAAAAGGAGATAAACTACCTTCTGAAAGAGAACTTGTAGATCAGCTAAAGGTTAGTAGAACATCTATAAGAGAGGCTTTAAGGGCACTAGAAATAGTGGGACTAATTAAATGTAAACAAGGAGAAGGAAATTTTATTAGAGATAATTTTGATAATAGCTTATTTGAACCTTTATCTTTAGTATTTATGCTAGAAAAAAGTAACAAAGAAGATATAATTGAGGTAAGAAGAATAATAGAAGTTGAGGCAGCAGCTTTAGCAGCTAAAAGGATTACTAAAGAGCAATTAAAAAAGTTAGAGTACATAATAGATGAGATTAAAAATAGTGAAGATGAAAAAATTCTTGTAAAATTAGATAAGAATTTTCATTATGAAATAGCACAAGCTTCTAATAATTTTATACTTTTAAATATAATTAATTCTTGTTCGACTCTTATAGATTCTTTAATACAAAATGCTAGATATAAAATTAAGATTATGAAAAATTTTGATAATAAAAAAGAGTTGTTAGATCAACACGAAAAAATATATTTAGCTTTAAAGGAAAAGAATTCTAAATTAGCATCTAAACTAATGAATGAACATTTGGAATTTAGTGAAAAATTTTTGGGAATGTAA
- the gltX gene encoding glutamate--tRNA ligase: MTNKVRTRFAPSPTGYMHVGNLRTALYAYLIAKHDNGDFILRIEDTDQERLVEGALDVIYNTLKITGLSHDEGPDIGGSVGPYVQSERRNIYIEYAEKLIKKGEAYYCFCTKERLDMLRANSEALKRPFRYDKHCINLSKEEAQKKIAEGDSYVIRQKNPTTGSTAFHDEIYGDISVDNSELDDMILIKSDGLPTYNFANVVDDHLMGITHVVRGSEYLSSSPKYNRLYEAFGWDVPIYVHCPPIMKDEHHKLSKRNGDASFEDLMDKGYLKEAILNYIALLGWNPGGEKEIFSMEELIEAFNYRNINKAPAVFDTKKLKWMNGEYIRSLSLDKFHEMALHYYKEALTRDLDTKKISELLHTRVEVLNEIPEQLDFFNNLLEYSEEMYIHKKMKTTYENSLKSLEEVLPRLEALEDWTFENIKDICMNLVKELEVKNGVVLWPIRTAVSGKQFTPGGAFEIADILGKEETIKRIKIGIKKLKAVQ, from the coding sequence ATGACAAACAAAGTCAGAACAAGATTCGCACCAAGTCCAACAGGTTATATGCATGTTGGTAACTTAAGAACTGCTTTATATGCTTATTTAATAGCAAAGCACGATAATGGTGATTTTATATTAAGAATTGAGGATACAGATCAGGAAAGATTAGTGGAGGGCGCTTTAGATGTTATATATAATACTCTAAAAATTACTGGACTTAGTCACGATGAAGGTCCAGATATTGGGGGCTCTGTTGGTCCATATGTTCAAAGTGAAAGAAGAAATATATACATAGAATATGCTGAAAAGCTAATAAAAAAAGGTGAAGCTTATTACTGCTTCTGTACAAAAGAAAGATTGGATATGTTAAGAGCTAACTCAGAAGCTTTAAAAAGACCATTCAGATATGATAAACATTGCATAAATCTTTCTAAAGAAGAAGCTCAGAAAAAGATAGCTGAAGGTGATTCATATGTTATAAGACAAAAAAATCCAACCACTGGATCAACTGCTTTCCATGATGAAATATATGGAGATATTTCTGTAGATAATTCAGAATTAGATGATATGATTTTAATAAAATCAGATGGACTTCCAACATATAACTTTGCTAACGTGGTAGATGACCATCTTATGGGAATAACTCATGTAGTACGTGGAAGTGAATATTTATCATCTTCTCCTAAATATAATAGATTATATGAAGCTTTTGGTTGGGATGTTCCAATATACGTTCATTGCCCACCAATAATGAAAGATGAACATCATAAATTAAGCAAAAGAAACGGTGATGCTTCTTTCGAAGATTTAATGGATAAAGGTTATCTAAAAGAAGCCATATTAAACTATATAGCTTTGCTTGGATGGAATCCAGGTGGAGAAAAAGAAATATTCTCTATGGAAGAATTAATAGAAGCCTTTAATTATAGGAATATAAATAAAGCTCCTGCAGTTTTTGATACAAAAAAATTAAAATGGATGAATGGAGAATACATAAGATCTTTATCTTTAGATAAGTTCCATGAAATGGCACTTCATTATTATAAAGAAGCCTTAACTAGAGATTTAGATACTAAAAAAATAAGTGAACTTTTACACACTAGAGTAGAAGTTTTAAATGAAATTCCTGAACAATTAGATTTCTTTAATAATCTTCTTGAATATTCAGAAGAAATGTATATTCATAAAAAGATGAAAACAACTTATGAAAATTCACTAAAAAGTCTAGAAGAGGTTCTTCCTAGACTAGAAGCTTTAGAAGATTGGACTTTTGAAAATATTAAAGATATATGTATGAATCTAGTTAAAGAGCTTGAAGTAAAAAATGGTGTTGTTTTATGGCCTATAAGAACAGCAGTTTCTGGGAAACAATTCACTCCTGGTGGAGCTTTTGAAATAGCTGATATATTAGGTAAGGAAGAAACTATTAAAAGAATTAAAATAGGAATAAAAAAACTTAAAGCTGTACAATAA
- a CDS encoding ribonuclease H-like domain-containing protein: MKLCNFSDENELIFNENKELYKKAIFFDLEHYVYRKPVCVGVFGCCYYDSTKNSIEVTQYMIEGKKDIKKILELAKEYFENAYKIGEKKYIITFSGNNDFTVINYLFEKYNIDFDIKEYFESIDLQREYEKEKKSSIGLKNLEKEFNITREEKELISGQNLAKTFSKIIKDEDYINRMPEYKKKKILLYNEQDVVSLFHIYTTWNKFIN, encoded by the coding sequence ATGAAGTTATGTAACTTTTCAGATGAAAATGAACTAATTTTTAATGAAAATAAAGAATTGTATAAAAAAGCTATATTTTTTGACTTAGAACACTATGTATATAGGAAACCTGTATGTGTAGGAGTGTTTGGATGCTGCTATTATGACAGTACCAAAAATTCTATAGAGGTTACTCAGTATATGATAGAAGGAAAAAAGGACATAAAGAAAATATTAGAGTTAGCTAAAGAATACTTTGAAAATGCATATAAAATTGGAGAGAAGAAATATATAATTACTTTTTCAGGAAATAATGATTTCACAGTTATAAATTATCTTTTTGAAAAGTATAATATAGATTTTGATATAAAAGAGTATTTTGAATCTATAGATCTACAAAGAGAGTATGAAAAAGAAAAAAAATCTTCAATAGGTCTTAAAAATTTAGAAAAAGAATTCAATATAACAAGAGAAGAAAAAGAATTAATAAGTGGTCAAAATTTAGCCAAAACTTTTAGCAAAATAATAAAAGATGAGGACTATATAAACAGGATGCCAGAATATAAAAAGAAAAAAATATTGTTATATAATGAGCAAGATGTAGTAAGCTTATTTCACATATATACAACTTGGAATAAATTTATAAACTAA
- a CDS encoding aldehyde dehydrogenase yields the protein MKNINNILEKQKKFFDNGYTKDINFRIEALKKLKYSIKINENNIFKALKKDLNKSEFETFITEIGIVYDEINVAIKNIKKWSKTKKVRTPITNFLASSYIYNEPYGVVLIMAPWNYPFQLIMAPLVGAISAGNCILLKPSELAVETEKIIVDIIKDTFNDEYISVVTGGVEGSEALLKEKFDYIFYTGGINVGKIVMKAAAENLTPIILELGGKSPCIVDKDADIDLAARRIAWGKFLNAGQTCVAPDYLIVHKNIKEKFISLMEKYIVKFFGKNSFESEDYPRIINERHFKRLEGYLDEGKIVFGGKRDINNLYIEPTIIEEINFKNRIMQEEIFGPVLPVIEFEDISEVIDIVKNNSKPLALYYFSEDKEKQKFVIKNIQFGGGCINDTIMHLATSTLPFGGVGNSGMGGYHGIASFETFSHKKSILKKSNLIDIKIRYAPFKGKINLARKLFK from the coding sequence ATGAAAAATATAAATAATATATTGGAAAAACAGAAGAAATTCTTTGATAATGGATATACTAAGGATATAAATTTTAGAATAGAGGCTTTAAAAAAATTAAAATATAGTATAAAGATTAATGAGAATAATATATTTAAAGCTTTAAAAAAAGATTTAAATAAATCGGAATTTGAAACATTTATAACAGAAATAGGTATAGTATATGATGAAATAAATGTAGCAATTAAAAATATAAAGAAATGGTCAAAAACTAAAAAAGTAAGAACACCAATTACTAATTTTTTAGCTAGTAGTTATATATATAATGAGCCTTATGGTGTGGTTTTAATAATGGCTCCATGGAATTATCCATTTCAACTTATTATGGCTCCTTTAGTAGGAGCTATAAGTGCTGGTAATTGTATTTTATTAAAGCCTTCTGAGTTAGCAGTAGAAACAGAAAAAATAATAGTTGATATAATAAAAGATACATTTAATGATGAATATATAAGTGTTGTAACTGGAGGCGTAGAGGGAAGTGAAGCTTTACTTAAAGAAAAGTTTGATTATATATTTTATACAGGTGGAATAAATGTAGGTAAAATAGTTATGAAGGCGGCAGCAGAGAACTTAACACCTATAATTTTAGAATTAGGAGGAAAAAGTCCCTGTATAGTTGATAAAGATGCTGATATAGATTTGGCAGCTAGAAGAATAGCGTGGGGTAAATTTTTAAATGCTGGACAAACTTGTGTAGCTCCAGATTATTTAATTGTTCATAAAAATATAAAAGAAAAATTCATAAGTTTAATGGAAAAGTATATAGTTAAGTTTTTCGGTAAAAATAGCTTTGAAAGTGAAGATTATCCTAGAATAATAAATGAAAGACACTTTAAAAGATTAGAAGGATATTTAGATGAAGGAAAGATAGTTTTTGGTGGAAAAAGAGATATAAATAATTTATATATAGAACCAACTATTATAGAAGAGATAAATTTTAAAAATAGAATAATGCAGGAAGAAATATTTGGACCTGTTTTACCAGTTATAGAATTTGAAGATATAAGTGAAGTTATAGATATAGTAAAAAACAATTCTAAACCATTAGCACTATATTATTTTTCTGAAGATAAAGAGAAACAGAAATTTGTCATAAAAAATATACAATTTGGCGGAGGGTGTATAAATGATACCATAATGCATTTGGCTACTTCTACATTACCATTTGGCGGTGTAGGTAATAGTGGTATGGGAGGCTATCATGGTATAGCTAGTTTTGAAACTTTTTCTCATAAAAAAAGTATACTTAAAAAGAGTAACTTAATAGATATAAAAATAAGGTATGCACCTTTTAAAGGAAAAATAAACCTAGCAAGAAAATTATTTAAGTAG
- a CDS encoding amidohydrolase, which produces MDIINKIADEYENYVIDLRRYFHSYPECSWDEKNTSKKIKSELNKFDIPFESIANTGILVNIKGKNPGKTVLLRADMDAIQVNECNKFDYVSKNKGIMHACGHDGHMAMLLGATIVLNNIKDKIKGNIKLLFQPAEEVGEGAKVCIKEGVLNSVDNAFAIHLWSNVPYGSVSIEEGPIMSSADVFKIKIKGKGGHGAMPHETIDSVLVASSFVMNLQSIVSREVDPLDPLVISIGKLQSGSRFNVIANEAIIEGTSRCFNMSLREKLPSKIERILKHSTGVYNAEGELNYRFATPVTINDEKSAYRAKQVINKILGKDKIYKMNKNMVTEDFGYYLDKVPGVLAFLGVGNETLGSNYPQHHEKYNIDEKALKIGVKLYCEYALDFLNY; this is translated from the coding sequence ATGGATATTATAAATAAAATAGCAGATGAATATGAAAATTATGTAATAGATTTACGAAGGTATTTTCATTCTTATCCAGAATGTAGTTGGGATGAAAAGAATACATCTAAAAAAATTAAGAGTGAATTAAATAAATTTGATATACCTTTTGAAAGTATAGCTAATACAGGTATTTTAGTAAATATAAAAGGAAAAAATCCAGGAAAAACTGTTTTATTAAGAGCGGATATGGATGCTATTCAGGTTAATGAATGTAACAAATTTGATTATGTATCTAAAAATAAGGGTATAATGCATGCCTGTGGTCATGATGGCCACATGGCAATGCTTTTAGGAGCCACAATAGTTTTAAATAATATAAAGGATAAAATTAAAGGGAATATAAAATTATTATTTCAACCTGCAGAAGAAGTTGGAGAAGGAGCAAAAGTATGTATAAAAGAAGGGGTATTAAATTCAGTAGATAATGCTTTTGCTATTCATCTTTGGAGCAATGTTCCATATGGTAGTGTATCTATTGAAGAAGGTCCAATTATGTCTTCAGCAGATGTATTTAAAATAAAAATTAAAGGTAAGGGTGGTCATGGAGCCATGCCCCATGAGACCATAGATTCTGTATTGGTGGCTTCTTCTTTTGTAATGAATTTACAAAGTATAGTCAGTAGAGAAGTAGATCCTTTAGACCCTTTAGTAATTTCTATAGGTAAATTACAATCAGGTAGTAGATTTAATGTTATAGCTAATGAAGCCATTATAGAAGGAACATCTAGGTGCTTTAACATGTCACTTAGGGAAAAGCTACCCAGTAAGATTGAAAGAATATTAAAACATTCTACAGGAGTTTATAATGCTGAAGGGGAATTAAATTATAGATTTGCAACACCTGTTACTATAAATGATGAAAAATCTGCTTATAGAGCAAAGCAGGTTATAAATAAAATTTTGGGGAAAGATAAAATATATAAAATGAATAAAAATATGGTTACAGAGGATTTTGGATATTATCTAGATAAAGTACCTGGAGTCTTAGCATTTTTAGGTGTAGGAAATGAAACTTTAGGTTCTAATTATCCTCAGCACCATGAAAAATATAATATAGATGAAAAGGCTTTAAAAATAGGGGTAAAACTTTACTGTGAATATGCATTAGACTTTTTAAATTATTAG
- a CDS encoding sodium:alanine symporter family protein translates to MQTFLDIISKISGWIWGPPMMILLVGGGIILTLTLGFVQFRYLPFILKQTFGRIFDKPEGEGTITPFQAVSSALASSVGAANIIGVPVAIAFGGPGAIFWMWVTAVIGQATKFSEIVLGIKYREKNENGEFVGGPVYYLKKGLKSPFLATMCSFAFMLEIIPSIATQSLSLCESAETIGIPKLTTGIIVTILVALVVYGGIQRIGQVTEKLVPLMALAFICCSLTIVFINIKELPHAFGLIFKGAFTPMAAAGGFGGSVIAQSISRGIARGAYSNEAGMGSAPIAHSAAVTDHPVRQGFWGVFEVIVDTILICTMTALVILTTGIWQKLPASQAASMPALAFQSVFGKSVGGAIVSFSLLLFVLSTIIVIVFYCEKQAEALFNPTFAKIIRFICLGAIIYGSFGNLENLFAILDILLALVIIPNMIGVLAMRKEVKELKIAFFSDPKYYPPAAKKMKNKVNEKAC, encoded by the coding sequence ATGCAAACGTTTTTAGACATTATATCCAAGATTTCTGGTTGGATTTGGGGACCACCTATGATGATTTTGCTTGTAGGTGGCGGAATCATACTAACTTTAACATTAGGTTTTGTTCAATTTAGATACTTACCTTTCATATTAAAACAAACCTTTGGTAGAATATTTGATAAACCTGAAGGTGAAGGTACAATAACACCTTTCCAAGCTGTTAGTTCTGCCCTAGCTTCATCAGTTGGCGCTGCTAATATCATAGGCGTGCCTGTTGCTATTGCCTTTGGTGGACCAGGCGCTATATTTTGGATGTGGGTAACAGCAGTTATAGGACAAGCTACTAAATTCTCTGAAATAGTGTTAGGAATAAAATATAGAGAAAAAAATGAAAATGGCGAATTCGTTGGAGGGCCTGTTTATTACTTAAAAAAAGGTTTAAAATCTCCTTTTCTAGCTACAATGTGTTCTTTCGCATTTATGTTAGAAATTATTCCTTCAATTGCAACACAATCCCTTTCCCTATGTGAATCTGCTGAAACTATAGGAATACCAAAATTAACAACTGGTATTATAGTTACAATTCTTGTAGCTCTAGTTGTATATGGTGGTATTCAAAGAATAGGACAAGTTACTGAAAAATTAGTTCCTTTAATGGCTTTAGCATTTATATGCTGCTCTCTTACAATAGTATTTATTAATATAAAAGAATTACCACATGCTTTTGGATTAATATTCAAAGGAGCGTTCACTCCTATGGCAGCTGCAGGTGGTTTTGGTGGTTCTGTTATTGCACAAAGTATTAGCCGTGGTATCGCAAGAGGTGCTTACTCAAATGAAGCTGGTATGGGAAGTGCTCCTATAGCTCACTCTGCTGCTGTTACAGATCACCCTGTTCGTCAAGGTTTCTGGGGAGTATTTGAAGTTATAGTTGATACTATATTAATTTGTACTATGACAGCTCTTGTTATTTTAACTACTGGAATATGGCAAAAACTACCTGCATCCCAAGCAGCTTCTATGCCTGCATTAGCATTCCAATCAGTATTTGGTAAAAGTGTTGGTGGTGCAATAGTTTCTTTCAGTTTATTACTATTTGTTTTATCAACTATAATAGTTATAGTTTTCTACTGCGAAAAACAAGCAGAAGCTTTATTTAACCCAACTTTCGCTAAAATTATAAGATTTATTTGTTTAGGTGCTATAATATATGGGTCTTTTGGCAATCTAGAAAATTTATTTGCAATTCTTGATATTCTTTTAGCTCTAGTTATTATACCAAACATGATTGGTGTACTTGCTATGAGAAAAGAAGTCAAAGAACTAAAAATAGCCTTCTTCTCCGATCCAAAATATTATCCACCAGCAGCAAAAAAAATGAAAAATAAAGTTAATGAAAAAGCTTGCTAA
- a CDS encoding YitT family protein: MGFKEGNEHIVKDIIMVIIGAFISSLAINMFLIHAKLLSGGLSGVTLIIQYITGFPAAYTLLILNIPLFFISYKKVNKKFTFLSLIGTISLSVGLIITEPFKNTIQVNDILLLGLYGGVLNGIGIGVVFSNYGSTGGLDIVSAVIKKKYSNFEIGTISFIVNLVIVSISACIFGLTSALYTLVSMYITSHITDKVIKGFNRQKLILVITEKEDEVSEVLMRELNRGVTFLYAKGAYTKKDKKVLYCVVSLTQLPKLKLIVKDIDEGAFISILDASEVEGRGFKGAFL, from the coding sequence ATGGGGTTTAAAGAAGGAAATGAACATATCGTTAAAGATATAATAATGGTCATAATAGGAGCATTTATATCTTCTTTAGCTATTAATATGTTTTTAATTCATGCAAAGTTATTAAGTGGTGGACTTTCAGGTGTAACCTTAATTATTCAATATATAACAGGATTTCCTGCTGCCTACACACTTTTAATTTTAAATATACCTTTATTTTTTATAAGTTATAAAAAAGTAAATAAAAAATTTACATTTTTATCTTTGATTGGAACTATATCACTTTCAGTAGGGCTTATAATAACAGAACCTTTTAAAAATACAATACAAGTAAATGATATTCTTTTACTAGGATTGTATGGAGGTGTTTTAAATGGTATAGGAATTGGAGTTGTATTTAGTAATTATGGATCTACTGGTGGATTAGATATAGTATCTGCAGTTATAAAAAAGAAATATAGCAATTTTGAAATAGGAACTATATCCTTTATAGTTAATCTTGTAATAGTTTCTATATCTGCATGTATATTTGGATTAACAAGTGCATTGTATACTTTAGTATCTATGTATATAACTTCTCATATAACAGATAAAGTCATAAAAGGATTTAATAGACAAAAACTTATACTTGTTATAACAGAAAAAGAAGATGAAGTAAGTGAAGTTTTAATGAGAGAATTAAATAGAGGAGTAACTTTTTTATACGCTAAAGGAGCTTATACAAAAAAAGATAAAAAGGTATTATATTGTGTGGTATCTTTAACACAATTACCGAAATTAAAATTAATAGTTAAAGATATAGACGAAGGTGCATTTATATCCATATTAGATGCTTCAGAAGTAGAAGGTAGAGGTTTTAAAGGAGCTTTTTTATAA
- a CDS encoding HD domain-containing protein, with product MDTRDEIDKNAQKIFKDIDNHILKDNKPSNYINNLYEEGKLQEYPFNMLTDLKNIEQSQKYHPEGSVWNHIMMVLDNGANKREKSENKRIFMWACLLHDIGKGTTTKIRKGRITSYDHDKEGEKLSIKFLKCFTEDDDFIKGVSKLVRWHMQPLFVNKNLPFKDIETMAKEVSIKEIALISLCDRLGRGGISKEKREEEIRAIDLFIEKCSSYI from the coding sequence ATGGATACTAGAGATGAGATAGATAAAAATGCACAAAAGATATTTAAAGATATAGACAATCATATTTTAAAAGATAATAAACCTTCTAATTATATAAATAATTTATATGAAGAAGGAAAATTACAAGAATATCCTTTTAATATGCTGACAGATTTAAAAAACATAGAGCAGTCCCAAAAATATCATCCAGAAGGAAGTGTTTGGAATCATATTATGATGGTATTAGATAATGGAGCTAATAAAAGAGAGAAAAGTGAAAATAAAAGAATATTTATGTGGGCATGTCTTTTACATGATATAGGTAAGGGAACTACTACAAAAATAAGAAAAGGAAGAATAACTTCCTATGATCATGATAAAGAAGGTGAAAAATTAAGTATAAAATTTTTGAAGTGTTTTACAGAGGATGATGATTTTATAAAGGGTGTTTCTAAATTAGTAAGATGGCATATGCAACCTCTTTTTGTTAATAAAAATTTGCCTTTTAAAGATATAGAAACTATGGCAAAAGAAGTTTCTATTAAAGAAATAGCTTTAATTTCTTTATGTGACAGATTAGGAAGAGGTGGTATTTCAAAAGAAAAAAGAGAAGAGGAAATTAGAGCAATAGATTTATTTATAGAGAAATGTTCCAGTTATATATAA